Below is a genomic region from Sphingopyxis terrae subsp. terrae NBRC 15098.
CCGCCGAACGGATCGGCGACGACCGCCGATTTGACGAGCGTGACGGTGGCCGCCGACACCTTGTAGGCGCCATTGTCCTGCCCGTCGGCGCCGGTTGAACCGACGACCGCATCGCCGCCGCCCTGGCCCTGGCCCGCGAAGGTGGTGCCCGGGGCGCCGGTGCCGGTCTTGGCCGCCGCGACCAGCGTCACGATGCCGCGATCATTGTCGGCGACCGTCCCCGGCGTCGTCGCAACGATGAAAATGCGCGCGCTCTGGTCGGGGTTGAGCACCGGATCGTTCGACCCGGCGGTATAGAGCGTGTCGGTGGCGGGATCGAAGATGCCGTCGCCATTGTCGATATAGATGCCGGTGATGGTCGGGTCGTAATTGTCGCCGCCGACATTGGCGATCGTGCTGAGCCCGAAGGCTTCCTGCCCGTTGCCGGTGTTGGTCACGGTGAACGTAAGCAGCTGGTTGGTCCCGCCGGGCGTGGTTGCGACATCCGACGGGTTGTTCGAGGCAACCGTCACGTCGAGCAGTTCGTCGACGCGCAGGTTGACCGTGTTCGAATCGATCGTCTGCGTCCCCGCTCCGTTGTCGAAGCTGGCGCTGGCGGTGTTGCTGATGGTCGATCCGGCTACCGTACCGGCGGCATGCGCCTGCATCGGCAGGGCGAGCGCGCAAAGCAATAGGGCGGAATAAGAGGGTCGAAGAAGCTGATGCTTCGCGCCCCCCACAGGCGCTTTCATCATCGAATTGGCTCCATAATTGCTGGTCCTTGGGAGCCGTCCTCGCGGAAAAAGGGTAATTTCTGGTTAAAATGGTGAAAATACTCGGCCTTTTGTCCTAAATGGGGACAGGGGAATAATGGCGCACCATTGGGCCAATCCCTTCGGGCGCCACTGGCGCCGACGCCAAAGTGCGCCTAAGAGGATCGGGTTCAACGGGAGCGATCGACGCAATGGAGGACAGCGAGCACCCGAAGGTGCCACCCTTGCTCAAAGACGCAGCGCAACGCGTTGAGATCGATGATTTTCGTCGGGACCGGTTGCTCGCGGCGCTGACGCTTATCATTGGTGCGGCCTTCTGCCTGGGGCTGCCCTTCGCGCTGCAGGCCGGCGCCGAATTCTTCCTGCCGC
It encodes:
- a CDS encoding DUF11 domain-containing protein encodes the protein MMKAPVGGAKHQLLRPSYSALLLCALALPMQAHAAGTVAGSTISNTASASFDNGAGTQTIDSNTVNLRVDELLDVTVASNNPSDVATTPGGTNQLLTFTVTNTGNGQEAFGLSTIANVGGDNYDPTITGIYIDNGDGIFDPATDTLYTAGSNDPVLNPDQSARIFIVATTPGTVADNDRGIVTLVAAAKTGTGAPGTTFAGQGQGGGDAVVGSTGADGQDNGAYKVSAATVTLVKSAVVADPFGGSEPVPGATITYTITATVAGTGSVGGLAITDNIPADTSYVTGSITLGGAPLSDASDADAGDYNGTRIRVQLGTVAGGQTRTVTFKTKID